A single window of Candidatus Obscuribacterales bacterium DNA harbors:
- a CDS encoding DHA2 family efflux MFS transporter permease subunit, with amino-acid sequence MEDHVPLKSWFAVLGAALGAFMAVLDIQIVNSSLANIQGTLGATLDEGTWIATSYLVAEVITIPLTPWLSRIFSTRLYVITNACLFILFSVCCAWAWDLNSMIMFRALQGFTGGTLIPMALNIILTSLPLSKRPVGMAIFSVTATFAPSIGPAIGGWLTDTFSWQYIFYLNIIPGAILVAILLWALPKEAIQFSELKRGDWLGIASMALGLGALEIVLEEGNRKDWFGSELIVKLAVIAAVSLTVFLIHELRTKQPLVNLRLLARRNFGIGSVANVILGFGLYGSVYLLPVYLTQIQNYDSLQIGQVLVWMGLPQLLIIPLVPILMKRFDPRLLLGSGLLLFAISSLMNAFMTHDHAGPQLIASLLVRAIGQPLIMVPLSTITTGGIEIEQVGSASALFNMMRNLGGSIGIALISTFLTQREHFHSSRIGESISLAAPQVQDRLNQLTQMFLTRGADAATAYDQALRLIDSIVRKESFVMAFNEAFLVMGITIALCFATVFILKRPSHLGETAAH; translated from the coding sequence ATGGAAGATCATGTCCCACTTAAGAGCTGGTTCGCCGTTTTAGGTGCTGCCCTCGGCGCATTTATGGCTGTATTGGATATTCAAATTGTCAATTCATCATTGGCAAATATTCAAGGCACGCTGGGTGCAACCTTGGATGAGGGTACGTGGATAGCCACTTCGTACTTGGTTGCCGAAGTTATAACTATTCCCTTGACGCCGTGGTTGTCTCGGATATTTTCAACGCGTTTATACGTAATAACTAATGCTTGTCTATTCATACTCTTTTCAGTGTGCTGCGCTTGGGCATGGGATCTCAATTCAATGATTATGTTTAGAGCGCTGCAAGGATTTACAGGCGGCACACTAATTCCTATGGCCTTGAATATTATTTTGACTAGTTTGCCTTTGAGCAAACGTCCAGTAGGCATGGCTATATTTTCCGTGACGGCAACTTTTGCTCCTTCAATCGGACCTGCCATTGGCGGCTGGCTAACAGATACTTTTAGCTGGCAGTATATTTTCTATCTCAACATAATTCCAGGAGCAATACTGGTAGCTATACTTCTTTGGGCTTTGCCAAAAGAGGCAATACAATTCAGCGAGCTGAAGCGTGGTGATTGGCTTGGTATTGCCAGCATGGCTCTAGGTCTAGGTGCGTTGGAGATTGTTCTTGAGGAAGGCAATCGCAAAGACTGGTTCGGTTCCGAATTGATAGTGAAACTAGCTGTAATTGCTGCCGTGTCGTTGACTGTATTTCTAATACATGAGCTACGAACTAAACAACCATTAGTCAACTTGAGATTGCTTGCTCGACGCAATTTTGGAATCGGCAGCGTGGCAAATGTAATACTTGGGTTTGGTCTTTATGGGTCTGTGTATCTATTGCCTGTTTATTTAACACAAATTCAAAACTATGACTCTTTGCAGATAGGACAAGTTCTTGTCTGGATGGGGTTGCCGCAACTACTCATTATTCCATTGGTGCCTATCTTGATGAAACGTTTTGATCCTCGTTTATTGCTTGGCTCCGGCTTACTCCTATTTGCGATAAGCTCGTTGATGAATGCTTTTATGACTCACGATCATGCAGGTCCCCAATTAATTGCTTCGTTGCTTGTTCGAGCTATTGGTCAACCTCTAATTATGGTTCCGCTTTCGACAATAACTACCGGCGGCATTGAAATTGAACAGGTAGGTTCAGCTTCCGCTCTATTCAACATGATGCGCAACCTCGGCGGCTCAATTGGAATTGCCCTTATCTCAACATTCCTTACTCAAAGAGAACACTTCCATTCGTCACGTATTGGTGAATCCATTTCGCTGGCAGCACCGCAAGTGCAAGATAGGTTAAATCAATTAACGCAGATGTTCCTTACTCGAGGTGCGGATGCGGCAACGGCATATGACCAGGCGCTGAGACTTATCGACAGCATTGTGCGTAAAGAGTCTTTTGTTATGGCTTTTAACGAAGCGTTTCTAGTTATGGGAATTACCATTGCGCTTTGCTTTGCCACAGTCTTCATACTGAAACGGCCGTCCCATTTGGGGGAGACGGCCGCTCACTAA
- a CDS encoding HlyD family secretion protein, producing MSPAELKYMKEKETAKEAGAFCRLLPPVEQTEGKSTIASRFSAKTKLIGSVILVASLTLLVVGYNSVNYFLTYEQTDDAYTTGHLHQISSRINGTVERVLVDDNEHVVAGQPLVILDPKDFEVRVKQAQASLETAEHNAQAAQSAISLASISAGGKTTEAQGQIDSAKALLSQSQQAVGTARAAIKEAEAQYSAKAAEVVRAEADYKRFVMLANEGAVSLHDRDAAVRDYEVAKASREAAREAVRQTGSRLAEAEHAVNSARAQILQSGGLLQQAKASHVQTAVNESQFAVAQSATSEANAKLADAQLQLSYTRIVSPTNGRVGRKTVEAGQRVQPGQQLMTVVSDDVWLVANFKETQLEKLRPGESVEIKVDSFPHKKFEGVVDSIAPGSGATFALLPPDNATGNFTKIVQRVPVKVRFKRDSLQGFENLIVPGMSVVASVKVR from the coding sequence ATGTCACCGGCAGAACTTAAATATATGAAGGAAAAGGAGACAGCAAAGGAAGCTGGCGCCTTTTGCCGTCTTCTGCCTCCGGTTGAACAAACTGAGGGAAAGTCCACCATTGCCAGTCGTTTTTCTGCCAAAACTAAGTTGATTGGTTCCGTCATTTTGGTTGCAAGTCTTACGCTACTTGTGGTTGGTTATAACTCAGTCAATTATTTTCTCACCTATGAGCAAACCGACGATGCCTACACAACAGGTCATTTGCACCAAATAAGCAGCCGGATAAACGGCACCGTCGAAAGAGTACTTGTTGATGACAATGAGCACGTTGTTGCCGGACAGCCTTTGGTGATTCTCGATCCGAAAGATTTTGAGGTACGAGTCAAACAAGCTCAGGCGTCACTTGAAACTGCTGAGCACAATGCGCAAGCAGCTCAAAGCGCCATCTCTCTTGCCAGTATTTCTGCCGGTGGTAAAACCACAGAAGCTCAAGGTCAGATAGATAGTGCTAAAGCTTTGCTAAGTCAATCACAACAGGCAGTTGGAACAGCCAGAGCGGCGATAAAAGAGGCTGAAGCTCAATACAGCGCAAAAGCTGCAGAAGTTGTGCGCGCTGAAGCCGATTACAAAAGATTTGTCATGCTTGCCAATGAAGGCGCAGTTTCTCTGCACGATCGAGATGCAGCGGTGCGAGACTATGAGGTAGCAAAAGCATCGAGAGAAGCCGCTAGGGAAGCAGTGCGTCAAACAGGCAGTCGATTAGCTGAAGCAGAGCATGCAGTTAATTCAGCTCGTGCGCAAATTTTGCAATCAGGTGGTTTATTGCAACAGGCAAAAGCAAGTCACGTGCAAACAGCTGTGAATGAAAGTCAGTTTGCAGTTGCTCAATCGGCAACTTCCGAGGCCAATGCAAAACTAGCGGACGCGCAGTTGCAATTGTCTTATACAAGGATTGTTTCACCGACAAATGGTCGAGTCGGCAGAAAAACAGTGGAAGCCGGTCAGAGAGTACAGCCTGGTCAACAGTTGATGACTGTGGTCTCTGATGATGTATGGCTTGTTGCCAACTTCAAAGAGACTCAGCTTGAGAAATTGCGTCCTGGTGAATCTGTTGAGATTAAGGTCGATTCTTTCCCGCACAAGAAATTTGAAGGCGTTGTCGACAGTATTGCTCCTGGCTCGGGTGCGACGTTTGCTTTGCTGCCACCGGATAACGCCACTGGCAATTTCACAAAAATTGTCCAGAGAGTGCCTGTGAAAGTGCGCTTCAAGAGAGACAGTTTGCAAGGCTTTGAAAATCTGATAGTCCCCGGAATGTCGGTTGTTGCTAGCGTCAAAGTACGTTAG
- a CDS encoding TetR/AcrR family transcriptional regulator, with amino-acid sequence MSTKATRDPEATRNRILDAAEQEFAKAGLLGARTEAIASKTAVTKAMLFYYFEDKETLYKAVLERTFAKRVRAMQRMDINAAKAEDALRSFVQVFLEEISASTHMGSMFIYESIQNKGKYYQEIAIATLYAPLVAIIQRGVANGEFRKLDPVHTTVNIIGVCSFYFLVRENMKHLWHPTADLLDPEMIQQHISEAIEFILAGVRQTNK; translated from the coding sequence ATGTCTACAAAAGCCACGCGCGACCCCGAAGCTACACGCAACCGCATTCTCGATGCAGCCGAGCAGGAATTTGCCAAGGCTGGACTCTTGGGCGCCCGCACAGAAGCCATCGCTTCCAAGACGGCGGTCACCAAAGCCATGCTCTTTTATTACTTTGAGGACAAAGAGACTCTTTATAAAGCTGTCCTTGAACGAACATTTGCCAAACGGGTACGCGCAATGCAACGCATGGACATCAATGCCGCTAAGGCAGAAGATGCCCTGAGAAGCTTCGTACAGGTATTTCTAGAAGAAATTTCTGCCAGCACTCATATGGGTTCAATGTTTATCTACGAGAGCATTCAGAACAAAGGCAAGTACTACCAAGAAATTGCGATCGCTACACTCTATGCTCCCCTGGTGGCAATTATTCAACGAGGTGTGGCCAATGGTGAGTTTCGCAAGCTGGATCCGGTACATACTACGGTAAATATCATTGGTGTGTGTTCGTTCTATTTTCTCGTACGCGAGAATATGAAACATCTCTGGCATCCGACAGCAGATCTTTTAGATCCGGAAATGATTCAACAACACATAAGTGAAGCTATAGAATTTATTCTGGCAGGCGTTCGGCAAACTAATAAGTAG
- a CDS encoding succinate dehydrogenase/fumarate reductase iron-sulfur subunit, which yields MREATLSVFRGDKDTGEFKTYKVPIEEGMVVLDAIHYIQAHEDPELAVRWNCKAAKCGSCSAEVNGRPSLMCKTRMDHFADGEEIRVEPLHTFPVIKDLVTDVSWNYEVNKRIPGFTPAPDADWTFYQEDIERVQEFRKCIECFLCQDVCHVLRDHDRKDAFFGPRFLVRTAGLEMHPMDTLNRAEFIKDQEGIGFCNITKCCSEVCPEEIHITDNAIIPLKERVVDEFYDPVMMIWNKIFGKKKQLV from the coding sequence ATGCGTGAAGCGACACTATCCGTTTTTCGTGGTGATAAGGACACGGGCGAATTTAAAACCTACAAGGTGCCTATCGAAGAAGGCATGGTAGTTCTCGATGCCATACACTACATCCAAGCCCATGAAGATCCTGAACTTGCCGTGCGTTGGAACTGCAAAGCCGCCAAATGCGGATCTTGCAGCGCTGAAGTAAACGGCCGTCCGAGTCTTATGTGCAAAACTCGTATGGATCACTTTGCTGACGGCGAGGAAATTCGGGTTGAACCATTGCATACATTCCCTGTAATCAAAGATTTGGTTACAGACGTATCTTGGAATTACGAAGTAAATAAGCGCATTCCAGGATTTACTCCGGCGCCTGATGCTGATTGGACCTTTTACCAGGAAGATATTGAGCGCGTTCAGGAATTCCGCAAATGTATTGAATGCTTCCTTTGCCAGGACGTTTGTCACGTGCTGAGAGACCACGATCGCAAGGATGCGTTTTTTGGACCGCGTTTCCTTGTTAGAACAGCCGGACTCGAAATGCACCCGATGGATACATTGAACCGCGCTGAATTCATCAAAGACCAAGAAGGAATAGGTTTCTGCAATATCACAAAATGTTGTTCGGAAGTTTGTCCGGAAGAAATTCACATCACCGACAACGCCATCATTCCTCTCAAGGAACGCGTAGTTGATGAGTTTTATGATCCGGTCATGATGATCTGGAACAAAATCTTTGGTAAAAAGAAACAGCTGGTTTAG
- a CDS encoding fumarate reductase/succinate dehydrogenase flavoprotein subunit produces MANYETHEHDVLVIGAGGAGLRAAIEASAKGLSVGLVCKSLLGKAHTVMAEGGVAAALGNVDSADGWETHFRDTMMGGKMLNNWRMAQLHAQEAPDRVRELEHWGAVFDRTKNGKILQRAFGGHTYKRLCHVGDRTGLEMIRTLQDQGVHQGIKVYMECAISKLLKDGDTIAGAFGYFRQDGRYVLFKAKAVVLATGGVGRSFPVTSNSWEYTGDGQGLAYEAGADLIDMEFVQFHPTGMVWPPGVRGILVTEAVRGEGGILRNNKGERFMWKYLPEDRRNEYAADEEEAKRWVDAAMKGEKTNDRRPPELSTRDNVARAIYTEVKEGRGSPHGGVFLDISYQDSERVKKKLPSMYHQFKELADVDITAGPMEVGPTMHYIMGGIRVDADTAGTRVPGLFAAGEVAGGMHGSNRLGGNSLSDLIVFGQRAGAGAAEFAKKIGGQPKINEADITAAIEELEAPFKRANGLNPYDVQTKLHEIMSKYVGIFREENDLKQGIAELEALQAEVDNAKAQGTKLFNPGWHLALNLKTMLICSQAIAKAALLRKESRGAHSRLDYPNTEADFGKFNYSSSLEGGKMALKESPLNEMPEDLKKLFAKKEPAHA; encoded by the coding sequence ATGGCAAATTACGAAACACATGAACATGACGTTCTGGTTATCGGCGCTGGTGGCGCCGGACTGAGAGCGGCAATTGAAGCTTCGGCAAAGGGCTTGTCTGTAGGTCTTGTTTGTAAGTCGCTTTTGGGTAAAGCGCATACTGTTATGGCTGAAGGCGGTGTAGCAGCTGCACTAGGTAACGTGGACTCGGCTGATGGCTGGGAAACACACTTCCGCGACACCATGATGGGCGGTAAGATGCTCAACAATTGGCGCATGGCTCAATTGCATGCGCAAGAAGCTCCTGATCGCGTACGCGAGCTTGAGCACTGGGGTGCTGTCTTCGACAGAACCAAAAATGGCAAAATTCTGCAGCGCGCCTTTGGTGGTCATACATATAAGCGACTCTGTCACGTCGGTGACCGTACCGGTCTTGAGATGATCCGCACTCTGCAAGATCAAGGCGTGCACCAGGGTATCAAAGTCTATATGGAATGCGCCATCAGTAAATTGCTGAAAGACGGCGACACAATTGCCGGAGCATTTGGCTATTTCCGTCAAGACGGCAGATATGTATTGTTCAAAGCTAAAGCAGTAGTTTTAGCAACTGGCGGTGTTGGTCGTTCTTTCCCTGTGACGTCGAACTCATGGGAGTACACAGGTGACGGTCAAGGTCTGGCTTACGAGGCCGGTGCTGATCTAATTGACATGGAATTCGTGCAATTCCACCCAACAGGCATGGTCTGGCCGCCAGGCGTGAGAGGAATTCTAGTAACAGAAGCTGTGCGCGGTGAAGGCGGAATTCTGCGTAATAACAAAGGCGAGCGCTTCATGTGGAAATATCTGCCTGAAGACAGGCGTAATGAATACGCTGCTGACGAGGAAGAAGCGAAACGTTGGGTTGATGCGGCAATGAAGGGTGAAAAGACAAATGATCGCCGTCCACCTGAATTATCCACAAGAGACAACGTAGCTCGCGCTATCTACACGGAAGTAAAGGAAGGACGTGGTTCACCACATGGTGGCGTTTTCTTGGATATCAGCTATCAAGATTCCGAGCGCGTCAAGAAAAAGCTTCCCAGTATGTATCACCAGTTCAAGGAATTGGCTGATGTAGATATCACTGCCGGACCTATGGAAGTAGGACCGACAATGCACTACATCATGGGTGGCATTCGCGTTGATGCTGACACTGCCGGTACACGTGTTCCGGGCTTATTTGCCGCAGGCGAAGTTGCCGGTGGCATGCATGGCTCTAATAGGCTGGGCGGAAATTCATTGTCCGATTTGATAGTCTTTGGTCAACGTGCCGGAGCCGGTGCCGCGGAATTTGCTAAGAAAATCGGCGGGCAACCGAAGATCAATGAGGCTGATATCACCGCAGCTATTGAAGAATTGGAAGCACCATTCAAGCGCGCAAACGGCTTGAATCCATACGATGTGCAAACGAAGCTACATGAAATCATGAGCAAGTATGTAGGCATCTTCCGTGAAGAGAATGACTTGAAACAAGGAATTGCCGAATTGGAAGCACTGCAAGCAGAAGTCGATAATGCCAAAGCGCAAGGCACCAAACTGTTTAATCCAGGTTGGCACCTTGCCTTGAACTTGAAGACGATGCTTATTTGCTCACAGGCAATTGCTAAAGCTGCACTGCTAAGAAAGGAAAGTCGCGGTGCTCACAGTCGTCTCGATTATCCAAATACAGAGGCTGATTTTGGCAAGTTCAATTACTCTAGTTCTTTAGAGGGCGGCAAAATGGCTCTTAAAGAATCACCGTTAAATGAGATGCCTGAAGATTTGAAGAAACTATTTGCTAAGAAGGAGCCTGCACATGCGTGA
- a CDS encoding TMEM14 family protein, with amino-acid sequence MVEIAKLTVIVLAVFIFIGGIIGFIKAKSKPSLISGIISSGLLAGCYTWSQTDAKIALITADVLSVLLTVMFYFRFTKSRKFMPAGLLILLCSLAVVVITMAVTGS; translated from the coding sequence GTGGTTGAGATAGCGAAACTTACGGTGATCGTTCTTGCCGTATTCATATTTATAGGTGGAATAATCGGTTTTATAAAAGCCAAAAGTAAGCCATCTCTAATCTCCGGAATAATTAGTTCTGGTCTGTTAGCCGGCTGCTATACGTGGAGTCAAACAGATGCAAAGATAGCATTGATCACTGCTGATGTTTTGTCGGTTCTACTTACAGTAATGTTCTATTTTCGTTTTACGAAAAGCCGCAAATTTATGCCTGCTGGACTTTTGATACTACTATGTTCACTTGCTGTTGTCGTTATCACCATGGCGGTAACTGGTTCATAG
- a CDS encoding GNAT family N-acetyltransferase produces the protein MTNLVSRKADQIVIREAAVSDLAAINWIYNFWVGQSTASFDTREMAEAERWNWFNEHERQDLPVLVAEAKGQVVGWISLSYYHARCRDTVEASLYIHPQHRSRGTGKKLMAELMKRAEQNKYHSVIVLICTENLASLRLIRDFAFEKVGTIAEMGRKFDRWLDIAVFQKII, from the coding sequence ATGACAAATTTAGTCTCAAGAAAAGCCGACCAGATTGTCATAAGAGAAGCAGCTGTAAGTGATTTAGCTGCAATAAATTGGATTTACAACTTCTGGGTTGGTCAATCAACCGCCAGTTTTGATACCAGAGAAATGGCCGAAGCTGAGCGTTGGAATTGGTTCAACGAACACGAAAGACAAGACTTGCCTGTTCTAGTTGCTGAAGCAAAAGGACAAGTCGTCGGCTGGATAAGCCTTTCCTACTATCATGCACGTTGCCGCGATACGGTAGAAGCATCCTTGTATATACATCCGCAGCATCGCAGCCGCGGTACAGGCAAAAAGCTCATGGCTGAACTCATGAAGCGTGCCGAGCAAAACAAGTATCACAGCGTGATAGTATTGATCTGTACTGAAAATTTAGCCAGTCTCAGATTGATTCGTGACTTCGCTTTTGAAAAAGTCGGCACTATTGCCGAAATGGGACGCAAATTTGATCGCTGGCTTGATATCGCAGTCTTCCAGAAAATCATTTAA
- a CDS encoding alpha/beta hydrolase: MNLLTKTPLAGLALGALYLALSPRVAVPVYKPVLFRPDRYPNGEYHLESLSGIKREDVFFPSTNGKTLHGWFFETPGADKTILFSHGNGGNLATRTGLVGALLETGASVFIYDYQGYGRSEGTPNVKRICQDGLSAYRFLTKEVGIDSRDIINYGESLGSGVASYLALNVPTAALVLQSGFCSLARIGKEHVPLLHVYPDWLFPQPALNNLATVRGKHQPLLIIHGMNDETVPFAHGQELFAEASEPKRFAVLPNAGHINMYEVDRQLYINAVKEFLNSLRAATVTV, translated from the coding sequence ATGAACCTATTGACCAAAACACCGTTAGCCGGACTAGCACTGGGAGCGTTGTATTTGGCACTATCGCCGCGTGTTGCAGTACCGGTCTATAAACCGGTACTGTTTCGTCCTGATAGATATCCCAACGGCGAATACCATCTTGAATCCTTGAGCGGGATTAAGCGCGAAGATGTATTTTTCCCTTCTACAAACGGCAAAACTTTGCATGGCTGGTTTTTTGAAACACCAGGCGCCGATAAAACTATTCTCTTCAGTCATGGCAACGGTGGTAATCTCGCCACGCGTACAGGCTTAGTGGGCGCACTTCTAGAGACCGGTGCTTCTGTGTTCATCTACGACTATCAAGGCTATGGTCGAAGTGAAGGTACACCAAACGTCAAACGCATTTGCCAGGACGGACTGTCCGCCTATCGCTTTTTGACTAAGGAAGTCGGCATTGATAGCCGCGACATCATCAATTACGGGGAATCACTTGGATCAGGTGTTGCTAGCTATCTAGCGCTGAATGTTCCAACGGCAGCTCTTGTTCTGCAGTCAGGTTTTTGTTCATTAGCTCGCATCGGTAAAGAACACGTTCCTTTGCTGCACGTATATCCGGATTGGCTATTTCCACAGCCGGCACTAAACAATTTAGCCACAGTCAGAGGCAAACACCAACCACTTCTGATTATTCACGGTATGAATGATGAGACGGTACCTTTTGCACACGGGCAAGAGTTGTTTGCTGAGGCAAGCGAGCCAAAACGCTTCGCCGTTTTGCCTAATGCAGGACACATCAACATGTATGAAGTTGATCGTCAGCTCTACATAAATGCAGTCAAAGAATTTCTAAATTCGCTTAGAGCGGCAACCGTTACCGTATAG
- a CDS encoding lysophospholipase — MDSSKKALIQSVLAFCLGAALCIIVMNFLTPKTAKDSSSETNRVIETTKTTQQVTPEKKTAPAKPITKEQTKITSTTKAVSSEKTTQIASVTLPAGPIEQPPAAIRGSMKQVDYEIPSKFSCWMSSGTPIKGVLICIHGFGLYSEAFQALADRVCPKGYVAYSVDARGFGRYIKKDRTADFEGSVTDVAQLIQLVHKTYPGKPIILIGESMGGAIAIQAGSQHQNEIAGIIASAPGDVRYKQVKMDLKVGPKLLLSPNKKRDWGDELMEMATSNPKLIAKWQADPLVRQKLAPKELLGFQKFMGNTSDFAKQIHTTPILFLHGGHDKLTKVKGTIELYNDVPSSKKDLFILGQKDHVMLEEGQFDDTTIRLLETWLANAPR; from the coding sequence ATGGATTCAAGTAAGAAAGCATTGATTCAATCAGTGTTGGCATTTTGTTTGGGCGCAGCACTCTGCATAATTGTCATGAATTTCCTTACGCCAAAGACGGCAAAAGACTCGAGCTCCGAAACGAATCGAGTAATAGAGACGACAAAGACCACACAACAAGTAACTCCTGAGAAAAAAACGGCCCCTGCCAAGCCGATTACAAAAGAACAAACCAAAATAACAAGTACAACCAAGGCAGTTAGTTCCGAGAAGACCACGCAAATAGCTTCAGTAACACTTCCGGCAGGTCCCATTGAGCAACCTCCCGCTGCTATTCGCGGTTCGATGAAACAAGTTGACTATGAAATACCAAGTAAATTTAGCTGCTGGATGTCTTCAGGCACCCCTATAAAAGGTGTTCTCATCTGCATACACGGGTTTGGCTTGTACAGCGAAGCCTTTCAGGCACTTGCCGATCGCGTTTGTCCAAAAGGATACGTTGCATATTCTGTCGACGCACGCGGATTCGGGCGATACATAAAGAAAGACAGGACGGCGGACTTTGAGGGTTCAGTTACCGACGTTGCTCAGCTTATACAACTCGTACACAAAACCTATCCTGGCAAACCGATTATCCTCATCGGTGAATCTATGGGCGGCGCAATAGCCATTCAAGCAGGTTCACAGCATCAAAACGAAATAGCGGGCATTATTGCGTCAGCACCAGGTGATGTCCGTTATAAGCAAGTCAAAATGGATTTGAAAGTAGGACCAAAATTACTCTTGAGTCCCAATAAGAAACGCGACTGGGGCGATGAACTGATGGAAATGGCTACATCGAACCCGAAACTTATCGCAAAGTGGCAGGCTGATCCACTTGTACGTCAGAAGCTAGCGCCAAAAGAGCTTCTCGGATTCCAGAAATTCATGGGCAATACGAGCGATTTCGCCAAGCAAATTCACACAACACCGATACTCTTTTTGCATGGCGGACATGACAAATTGACCAAGGTAAAAGGAACTATCGAGCTATACAACGATGTTCCGTCTTCCAAGAAAGACCTGTTCATCCTCGGACAAAAGGACCATGTCATGCTTGAAGAGGGTCAGTTCGACGACACAACAATTCGTCTACTCGAGACCTGGTTAGCCAACGCCCCGAGATAG